Proteins from a genomic interval of Ignavibacteria bacterium:
- a CDS encoding acetate kinase has product MKVLVLNCGSSSIKYQFIDVEEKLVLAKGAIERIGTSSAILTHSRHDGDSIKITGEILDHNIAIEYVLAVLLSKNHGVIKDKNEIEAVGHRVVHGGEDFAESVLITNTVIKTIQDNFELAPLHNPPNLKGIIACQNHLPGIPQCGVFDTAFHQQMPPKAFLYGIPYQLYKAHKIRRYGFHGTSHLYVTQRTAEFLEKSAESLKIITCHLGNGCSMAAIDKGVSIDTTMGFTPIEGLLMGTRSGDIDASIPLHIMAKEGLTLAEITTMLNKHSGLIGISGVSNDMRELIKSVNEGNIRAKHAFEIFCYRIKKYIGGYIAALGGVDAIVFTGGIGENSSEVRKEILTGMEYFGIELDETKNLNTNGEREISSPGSKVKALVIPTNEELIIALDTAKIVSEIKEQMN; this is encoded by the coding sequence ATGAAAGTATTAGTTTTAAATTGCGGCAGTTCTTCAATTAAATATCAGTTTATTGATGTCGAAGAGAAACTTGTGCTTGCAAAAGGCGCGATTGAAAGAATTGGAACATCATCGGCGATTTTAACACACAGCAGACACGATGGAGACAGTATTAAGATCACAGGAGAAATATTGGATCACAACATTGCAATCGAATATGTTCTGGCTGTGCTGTTAAGTAAAAATCATGGAGTTATTAAAGACAAAAACGAAATAGAAGCCGTTGGACATAGAGTAGTTCATGGAGGTGAAGATTTCGCAGAATCAGTATTAATCACGAATACGGTAATAAAAACTATTCAAGACAATTTTGAATTAGCTCCTCTTCACAATCCGCCGAACTTAAAAGGAATAATCGCATGTCAAAATCACTTGCCTGGCATTCCGCAATGCGGAGTTTTTGATACAGCATTCCACCAGCAAATGCCGCCCAAAGCTTTTTTGTATGGAATTCCATATCAACTTTATAAAGCTCATAAAATAAGACGCTACGGATTTCACGGAACGTCGCATCTTTATGTGACACAAAGAACTGCAGAATTTTTGGAAAAATCCGCTGAATCATTGAAAATTATTACATGTCATCTTGGCAACGGATGCAGTATGGCGGCTATTGATAAGGGAGTGTCAATTGATACTACAATGGGCTTCACACCAATCGAAGGCCTTCTGATGGGAACACGAAGCGGAGACATCGACGCATCTATCCCATTGCATATAATGGCGAAAGAGGGATTAACCCTTGCAGAAATCACAACGATGTTGAACAAGCATAGCGGACTTATAGGTATTTCCGGCGTTTCGAATGACATGAGAGAATTAATAAAATCTGTGAACGAAGGAAATATTCGCGCAAAACATGCATTTGAAATATTCTGCTACAGAATAAAAAAATATATAGGTGGATACATTGCCGCACTTGGCGGAGTGGATGCAATTGTTTTCACTGGCGGAATCGGTGAAAATAGCAGTGAAGTAAGAAAAGAAATTTTAACAGGCATGGAATACTTTGGAATTGAATTAGATGAAACAAAAAATCTTAATACAAATGGAGAGCGCGAAATAAGCTCACCCGGCTCAAAAGTTAAGGCACTTGTAATTCCCACTAATGAAGAGCTTATAATTGCACTTGATACTGCAAAAATAGTCTCGGAAATTAAAGAGCAGATGAATTAG
- the msrB gene encoding peptide-methionine (R)-S-oxide reductase MsrB: MKYEINKSEQEWKELLTEEQFNITRKKGTERPFTGKYYKHNETGTYLCVGCGSELFKSNTKYESGSGWPSFWQSIDKEKVHFETDESFGMTRIEVMCSKCGSHLGHVFDDGPAPTGKRYCINSASLNFKKEEK; this comes from the coding sequence ATGAAATATGAGATAAATAAATCCGAACAGGAATGGAAAGAACTGCTTACCGAAGAGCAATTCAACATCACGAGAAAAAAAGGAACGGAAAGACCATTCACCGGAAAATACTATAAGCATAATGAAACTGGAACTTACCTGTGCGTCGGCTGTGGCAGTGAGCTCTTTAAATCAAATACGAAATATGAATCGGGTTCCGGCTGGCCAAGTTTTTGGCAGTCAATCGATAAAGAAAAAGTTCATTTTGAAACTGATGAAAGTTTTGGAATGACAAGAATCGAAGTTATGTGCAGCAAGTGCGGTTCTCATCTCGGACATGTTTTTGATGATGGGCCCGCACCAACAGGAAAACGATACTGCATTAATTCAGCATCGTTAAATTTTAAGAAAGAGGAAAAGTAA
- a CDS encoding zinc ribbon domain-containing protein, whose protein sequence is MPVFEYRCTECNSKYEILHLGQEKAEDIFCPSCNSKNHKKLLSAFSPSMGSSSGFSGDACSTGACDVPSYGGCASGMCGLN, encoded by the coding sequence ATGCCAGTATTTGAATATCGATGTACAGAATGCAATTCAAAGTACGAAATACTTCATCTTGGACAGGAAAAAGCTGAAGATATATTTTGTCCAAGTTGCAATTCAAAAAATCATAAAAAACTTTTATCTGCATTCAGCCCGTCTATGGGGAGCTCTTCAGGATTTAGCGGAGATGCATGTTCAACCGGTGCCTGCGATGTGCCTTCATACGGCGGATGTGCTTCTGGAATGTGCGGATTGAATTAA
- a CDS encoding DUF1295 domain-containing protein: protein MVSALQITAIIIFVYMSIFFLIAQRINNNSIVDYAWGGGFILVALFNLIFAAEIYERQIIITLLILIWGIRLILHIYRRNKGKPEDYRYTDMRKRWGKKVVWKSFLYVFMLQGFLLLIISCPIIIINVYSEPGLTFADIIGVAIWLFGFLFESISDDQLWKFVRNEKKNRDQIMTKGLWHYSRHPNYFGEAVVWWGIFIITLSAPNGIYSIFSPILITFLLLKVSGVPLLEKRYADNPAFQEYAKKTNKFIPWFPK from the coding sequence ATGGTATCAGCTCTGCAAATCACCGCAATAATAATTTTTGTATACATGTCGATCTTTTTCCTTATCGCTCAAAGGATTAATAATAATTCGATAGTCGATTATGCTTGGGGTGGAGGATTTATTTTGGTTGCTCTGTTCAATCTGATATTTGCAGCGGAAATTTATGAGCGTCAGATAATTATTACATTACTCATATTGATTTGGGGAATACGATTAATTCTTCACATTTATAGACGGAACAAGGGGAAACCGGAAGACTATCGATATACCGATATGAGAAAACGATGGGGAAAAAAGGTTGTTTGGAAAAGTTTTTTGTACGTTTTTATGCTACAAGGATTCTTGCTTCTTATAATTTCTTGCCCAATAATAATTATAAATGTTTATTCCGAACCTGGATTAACATTCGCGGATATCATTGGTGTTGCTATTTGGCTCTTCGGATTTCTATTTGAATCAATTAGCGATGATCAACTTTGGAAGTTCGTGCGAAATGAGAAGAAAAATAGAGATCAAATAATGACAAAAGGTTTATGGCATTACTCTCGTCATCCAAATTATTTCGGCGAAGCGGTTGTTTGGTGGGGAATATTTATAATTACACTTTCTGCCCCGAATGGAATTTATTCGATTTTCAGCCCGATCTTAATTACATTTTTACTCCTCAAAGTTTCCGGCGTGCCGCTGCTTGAAAAACGTTATGCAGACAATCCGGCATTTCAAGAGTATGCAAAGAAGACTAACAAATTTATTCCGTGGTTTCCTAAATAA
- a CDS encoding FAD-dependent oxidoreductase: MPTPVLDPDRIETIGIIGGGYMGVGIAQSASQAGIDVLIVEKDDEACEKSSRSISDNMDREIKRWGMTASEKKAILQRIKWTTEIDEIKECDIVIEAVDEDLELKKSIFRKIDSICPSETIFVSNTSTLSLSKIAEDSNRSDRIIGMHFLNPVPKIPLVELVRGIKTSDETTRITKSFAKKLGKTAVEVFEYPGFITTRVIVPFLNEAMHILMEGLATADGIDTAMKLGYNLPIGPLELADNMGLDEILAWMETLWHELGEPRYRPCPLLRKYVREGKLGKKSGEGFFKYDEHGRKLS, translated from the coding sequence ATGCCCACACCGGTTTTAGATCCTGATAGAATAGAGACTATCGGGATTATCGGCGGGGGATATATGGGAGTCGGAATCGCACAATCTGCTTCACAGGCTGGAATAGATGTACTGATTGTTGAAAAAGACGATGAAGCCTGCGAAAAAAGCTCTCGAAGTATTAGTGATAATATGGACCGAGAAATAAAACGCTGGGGTATGACTGCCAGCGAAAAAAAAGCAATCCTTCAAAGAATAAAATGGACAACCGAAATTGACGAAATCAAAGAATGTGATATCGTTATTGAAGCGGTAGATGAAGATCTTGAGCTGAAGAAATCAATTTTCAGAAAGATCGATTCAATTTGCCCATCTGAGACGATCTTCGTTTCTAATACATCAACACTTAGTTTGTCCAAAATTGCAGAAGATTCGAATAGATCTGATAGAATAATTGGAATGCATTTTTTAAATCCGGTTCCAAAAATTCCTCTTGTTGAACTTGTTAGAGGTATAAAAACTTCTGACGAAACAACACGAATCACAAAGTCATTTGCCAAAAAACTTGGTAAAACTGCTGTTGAAGTATTTGAATACCCTGGATTTATAACAACGAGAGTTATAGTTCCATTTTTGAATGAAGCAATGCACATTCTCATGGAAGGTTTGGCAACTGCCGATGGTATCGATACAGCAATGAAGCTCGGCTATAATCTTCCAATCGGGCCGCTTGAGCTTGCAGACAATATGGGACTCGACGAAATTCTCGCCTGGATGGAAACCCTTTGGCATGAACTTGGCGAACCAAGATATCGGCCATGTCCATTACTCAGAAAATATGTCCGCGAAGGAAAGCTCGGAAAAAAATCTGGAGAAGGATTTTTCAAGTACGATGAACATGGAAGAAAATTATCATAA
- a CDS encoding rhodanese-like domain-containing protein, which yields MNLKKNLFVLFTFFITINGCAQSESEISVRDLKEKIKADTNLVILDVRTPQELEGELGKIDGVINIPVQELESRIHALDQYKEKEIAVICRSGNRSGRAVRILQPLGFNAYNVLGGMIQWRKEFNKNTE from the coding sequence ATGAACTTGAAAAAAAATTTATTTGTTTTGTTCACATTCTTTATAACAATTAACGGATGTGCACAAAGCGAAAGTGAAATTTCTGTGAGAGACTTAAAAGAAAAAATAAAAGCAGATACGAACCTTGTAATACTCGATGTAAGGACTCCGCAGGAACTTGAAGGCGAGCTCGGTAAAATTGACGGCGTGATAAATATTCCTGTTCAAGAATTGGAATCACGTATTCACGCACTTGATCAATATAAAGAAAAAGAAATTGCAGTGATATGTAGAAGCGGGAATCGTTCCGGTCGCGCAGTCAGAATTTTACAGCCGCTTGGATTTAATGCATACAATGTTCTCGGCGGGATGATTCAGTGGAGGAAAGAATTTAATAAGAATACAGAATAG
- a CDS encoding MarC family protein — MTLNDFLFAFIPLFVAIDIVGTLPIFIGLTEEFDKRERKKLIYQAIATAFVLATVFLVSGMVILDFMGITMNDFRIGGGLVLLILAIQELLFSGEDTRRKPSGSIGIVPLGIPLVMGPAALTTILVLVSSSGFLATILSMIANLLIALFVLYYSQKIVRIIGVSGTKAFAKVAALFLAAIAIMMIRVGIVDIIKNT, encoded by the coding sequence ATGACGTTGAATGATTTCTTATTTGCATTTATTCCGCTGTTTGTTGCGATTGATATTGTAGGTACGCTTCCTATCTTCATTGGTTTAACAGAGGAGTTCGATAAACGAGAAAGAAAAAAATTGATCTATCAAGCGATTGCGACAGCATTTGTGCTTGCGACAGTTTTCTTGGTCTCTGGAATGGTAATTCTTGATTTCATGGGAATTACAATGAACGATTTTCGTATAGGCGGCGGTTTGGTATTATTGATTCTTGCAATTCAAGAATTACTTTTCTCTGGAGAAGATACGAGACGTAAACCCTCGGGAAGTATTGGAATTGTTCCGCTTGGCATTCCTCTGGTGATGGGACCTGCAGCATTGACCACAATTTTAGTTTTAGTAAGCAGCAGCGGATTTCTGGCAACAATTCTTTCAATGATAGCAAACCTATTAATCGCCTTGTTCGTCCTTTACTATTCCCAAAAAATTGTTCGAATAATTGGAGTTTCAGGAACAAAAGCTTTTGCGAAAGTTGCCGCTTTGTTTCTCGCTGCTATAGCAATAATGATGATTAGGGTTGGAATCGTTGACATTATTAAAAATACATAA
- a CDS encoding DUF971 domain-containing protein, with amino-acid sequence MPEDIKQTSTSELQIKWQDGHESRYELNNLRRECPCANCKGEVILWKSYAPTKKNNETPDMFILKSIQMVGSYALQIGWKDGHNTGLYTWENLRSLCQCDECTDNEPSN; translated from the coding sequence ATGCCCGAAGATATTAAGCAGACTTCCACTTCTGAACTTCAGATAAAATGGCAGGATGGACATGAAAGCAGATACGAATTGAATAACCTTAGACGTGAGTGTCCGTGCGCAAATTGCAAAGGAGAAGTGATCTTGTGGAAATCTTATGCACCAACAAAAAAAAATAACGAAACACCAGATATGTTTATCTTAAAGTCCATTCAAATGGTCGGAAGCTATGCCTTACAGATTGGCTGGAAAGATGGACACAACACAGGACTTTACACATGGGAAAATCTTCGCAGTTTATGTCAATGTGATGAATGTACAGATAATGAACCGTCTAATTGA
- a CDS encoding ABC transporter ATP-binding protein: MFAIQVNSLTKVYKSFFTSRNITAVKDLTLSVEQGKIFGLLGPNGAGKTTLIKVLLNICFPTSGRATIFDTDIFDYRIKKRIGYLPENHKYPNYLTGEQVLNYFGKLSGIDDKIKLNESISTNLELVGMAKWRKTKIKKYSKGMMQRLGLAQALISDPDLIFLDEPTDGVDPIGRKEIRDILQNLKAQGKTIFLNSHLLSEVEMITDKVAILNKGELIREGNVSDLTQKGMEYQIILDPNVSSDKLEELKKLSHHFKNISYKFNVNVANTDELNELIDKIRNSGVMIESFSAQKTSLEDLFINLIKESDKKE; this comes from the coding sequence ATGTTTGCTATTCAAGTAAATTCATTAACAAAAGTATATAAAAGCTTTTTCACCAGCCGGAATATTACGGCAGTTAAAGATTTAACGCTTTCTGTTGAACAAGGTAAAATATTTGGACTGCTCGGACCGAATGGCGCAGGCAAAACAACTTTGATAAAGGTCCTTTTGAACATTTGCTTTCCGACAAGCGGGAGGGCAACAATTTTCGATACGGATATTTTTGATTATCGAATTAAAAAAAGAATTGGATATTTGCCCGAAAACCATAAGTATCCAAATTATCTTACAGGAGAGCAGGTTCTTAATTATTTTGGGAAACTTTCCGGCATCGATGATAAGATTAAATTGAATGAAAGTATTTCGACGAATTTAGAGCTCGTCGGAATGGCAAAGTGGAGAAAAACTAAAATCAAAAAGTATTCAAAAGGAATGATGCAGCGGCTTGGGCTTGCACAAGCATTGATTAGCGATCCCGATTTGATTTTTTTAGACGAGCCGACAGATGGAGTTGATCCAATCGGGAGAAAAGAAATTAGAGACATTCTCCAAAACTTAAAAGCTCAAGGGAAAACGATTTTTCTAAATTCACATCTGCTTTCGGAAGTTGAAATGATAACCGATAAGGTTGCAATTCTTAACAAAGGTGAGTTAATCAGAGAAGGAAACGTTTCAGATTTAACTCAAAAAGGTATGGAATATCAAATTATACTCGATCCAAATGTCTCTTCTGACAAGTTAGAAGAGTTGAAAAAGTTATCGCATCATTTTAAAAATATATCGTACAAGTTTAATGTTAATGTAGCAAACACAGACGAGCTGAATGAACTTATTGATAAGATAAGAAATTCGGGAGTGATGATCGAATCCTTCTCGGCACAGAAAACCTCGCTCGAGGATTTGTTTATAAACTTAATTAAAGAATCAGATAAGAAAGAATAA
- a CDS encoding thioredoxin family protein — MLNFFEKRIPHNGMTYVEYISSVEQKLESTNYKSLSYEERLEYDKLKLNLARSRRIQKTYEVSDELINLVNKIKSPQLWMVLTETWCGDSAQNLPHIAKFAEINPKIDLRIILRDENLEIMDLYLTEGTRSIPKLIAFNENGNELFKWGARPKKAEELVNELKSRGLSKVDYIEKLHLWYAKDRGKELEKEFVQILRELFSL, encoded by the coding sequence ATGCTAAACTTTTTTGAGAAAAGAATTCCTCACAATGGAATGACGTACGTCGAATATATTTCATCTGTAGAACAGAAACTTGAATCGACGAATTATAAATCATTAAGCTACGAAGAGCGACTCGAATACGATAAGCTTAAGCTAAATCTCGCGCGCAGCAGAAGAATTCAAAAGACTTACGAAGTCTCTGATGAACTTATAAACTTAGTCAACAAAATCAAATCTCCTCAGCTTTGGATGGTTTTAACTGAAACTTGGTGCGGCGATTCAGCCCAGAATCTTCCACACATAGCAAAGTTCGCCGAGATTAATCCGAAAATTGATTTAAGAATCATTTTACGTGATGAAAATCTTGAGATTATGGATTTGTACTTAACTGAAGGAACTCGAAGCATTCCGAAACTTATTGCTTTTAATGAAAATGGAAATGAACTGTTTAAATGGGGTGCAAGACCCAAAAAAGCAGAAGAGCTTGTAAACGAACTGAAATCCAGGGGATTATCAAAAGTTGATTATATTGAGAAGCTACATTTGTGGTATGCTAAAGACCGCGGGAAAGAATTAGAAAAAGAGTTCGTGCAGATATTGAGAGAATTATTTAGTCTCTGA
- a CDS encoding OsmC family peroxiredoxin: MSDAHFYEVNVKWNSARKGTLSSPALSEIEVATPPQFPGGHEGIWSPEHLFVASSAICLMTTFLAIADLSKLEFESYDSKAAGKLEKIDGKFMISEIVLEPKIKIGNEKDMERAERIIHKAEANCLISNSMKTKITLNPSISF, translated from the coding sequence ATGAGTGACGCACATTTTTATGAAGTTAATGTCAAATGGAATTCGGCAAGAAAGGGAACGCTCTCTTCACCGGCATTGAGCGAGATCGAAGTTGCAACTCCGCCTCAATTTCCCGGCGGGCATGAAGGAATTTGGAGTCCCGAACATTTGTTCGTTGCATCATCAGCGATTTGTTTGATGACAACGTTTCTTGCAATCGCGGATTTATCTAAACTTGAATTTGAATCTTATGACAGCAAAGCAGCAGGTAAGCTTGAAAAAATCGATGGTAAGTTTATGATAAGCGAAATCGTGCTTGAACCAAAAATAAAAATCGGGAACGAGAAAGACATGGAACGTGCAGAAAGAATCATTCACAAAGCAGAAGCAAATTGTTTAATCTCTAACTCGATGAAGACAAAAATCACATTAAATCCATCAATAAGTTTTTAA
- a CDS encoding SDR family oxidoreductase, with product MNLGLQNKTALVTAASKGIGKACAASLIQEGCKVMISSSNKDNLISASKEISEQYNTEVFWHECNVKIGQEIKETVNEAINTLGRIDILINNCGGPVSGSIESFSDDDWTSAFDEVLMSVVRFSREVSEVMKQNKFGRIVNITSISVKQPIQRLVLSNSFRSGVTAYAKTLSTELAPFNITINNIAPGYTLTNRIYDLAVEQSKSQNTSYEEVLKNFTKDIPMGRMAKPEEIGNLAAFLCSDRTAYITGQTIAVDGGYIKSLM from the coding sequence ATGAATTTAGGACTACAAAATAAAACTGCTCTTGTAACTGCCGCAAGTAAAGGGATCGGAAAAGCTTGTGCGGCTTCTTTGATTCAAGAAGGATGTAAGGTTATGATCTCTTCTTCAAATAAAGATAACTTAATCTCTGCTTCTAAAGAAATTAGCGAGCAATATAATACGGAAGTTTTTTGGCATGAATGCAACGTTAAGATTGGTCAGGAAATAAAAGAGACAGTCAACGAAGCGATTAATACGTTAGGACGAATTGATATTTTAATTAACAATTGCGGGGGTCCTGTCTCGGGCTCTATCGAATCATTTTCTGATGACGATTGGACAAGCGCGTTCGATGAAGTATTAATGTCGGTCGTAAGATTTTCACGTGAAGTCAGCGAAGTAATGAAGCAAAATAAGTTTGGCAGAATAGTTAACATTACTTCCATTTCAGTAAAGCAGCCAATACAAAGATTAGTCTTGTCAAATTCATTCAGAAGCGGCGTTACCGCTTATGCAAAAACACTTTCAACCGAACTTGCCCCGTTCAATATAACAATAAACAATATTGCACCGGGCTATACCCTTACAAATCGGATTTATGATTTAGCAGTTGAACAATCTAAATCTCAAAATACATCCTATGAAGAAGTTTTAAAAAACTTTACTAAAGATATTCCAATGGGAAGGATGGCAAAACCTGAGGAGATCGGCAATCTCGCAGCGTTTCTTTGTTCGGATAGAACTGCATACATCACGGGTCAAACTATTGCAGTGGATGGTGGGTATATTAAAAGTCTGATGTAA
- a CDS encoding glycerophosphodiester phosphodiesterase, with translation MRLSISSVLIAASFLILFAGQAQPQNNNIPEIIAHRGACSNAPENTLAAMKAAIDLGVKFIEIDIRMTKDGELISIHDESVSRTTNGKGAVNEHSLSEIKILDAGSWFHESFKNERIPTLNEVLDIIDSNTTLIIEIKEDSRNMSRMIGNIIRIVKNNPSHKKIILKSFDTRILERIRKHLPEVPLIYVYGIRIPFLNFSIGSRVSFQDLFSLNVNYLQPHSLLLSEDFVKEAQTNGYKIIAWDVDGENKMKRMIDIGVDAIETDYPERLQKILKSKYK, from the coding sequence TTGCGCCTAAGTATTAGCTCAGTACTGATCGCAGCATCCTTTTTGATTTTATTTGCTGGTCAAGCACAACCGCAGAACAATAATATACCAGAAATTATTGCACATCGTGGAGCTTGTTCAAACGCACCGGAAAATACTTTAGCCGCAATGAAGGCAGCAATCGACCTTGGGGTGAAATTTATTGAAATAGACATTCGAATGACCAAAGATGGAGAGTTAATTTCAATTCACGATGAATCTGTCAGCAGAACAACAAATGGCAAGGGAGCTGTTAATGAACACTCTTTGTCAGAGATTAAAATTCTTGATGCCGGAAGCTGGTTTCATGAAAGTTTTAAAAACGAGAGAATTCCAACGTTAAACGAAGTGCTGGACATTATAGATTCGAATACAACCTTGATCATCGAGATAAAAGAAGATTCAAGAAATATGTCGAGAATGATTGGTAATATCATTCGCATTGTTAAAAATAACCCATCTCACAAAAAAATTATTTTAAAATCATTTGACACAAGAATACTTGAACGAATTCGCAAGCACTTGCCAGAAGTGCCGCTGATATACGTTTATGGGATCAGAATTCCATTTTTAAATTTTTCTATCGGATCAAGAGTTTCGTTTCAGGATCTCTTTTCACTGAACGTGAATTATCTTCAGCCTCATTCATTGCTTCTTTCGGAAGATTTTGTCAAGGAAGCTCAGACTAATGGCTATAAAATTATCGCTTGGGACGTGGATGGAGAAAATAAAATGAAAAGGATGATCGACATTGGTGTTGATGCAATTGAGACGGATTATCCTGAGCGGCTGCAAAAAATTCTAAAAAGCAAGTACAAATAA